One part of the Candidatus Borreliella tachyglossi genome encodes these proteins:
- a CDS encoding YitT family protein, with the protein MKKKRNKWKRIKYKIKFIILRILRKQLKNIFKDPKLIMLSTLQITIGSLLMAVSTNILYIPHELLSGGISGIALMLHYLLNFNLGFTIFILNVPLFIIGIKFLNITFVMQSWIAMGLYSIMVNYSQFLQGKVHINDMMLVSILAGLISGLGLGLVFRAKGSSGGSDIISMIIKEKYSISIGTTNFLINLAILLIAAAFFNIEIALYTLVASFVTAIMTDKTSVGFGHQKAMLIISDKGKEISYLITNKLKVAATLIDGKGAWAGNDKTIVFVVIPTMRMARIKYISQKIDPNCFIAVLNTNEITGGKKIIESITNKQDIET; encoded by the coding sequence ATGAAAAAAAAACGGAATAAATGGAAAAGAATAAAGTATAAAATTAAATTTATTATATTAAGAATACTCAGAAAACAGCTGAAAAACATCTTTAAAGACCCCAAGTTAATAATGCTTAGTACATTGCAAATAACTATTGGATCTCTTTTGATGGCAGTATCTACAAATATTTTATATATACCACACGAGCTCTTAAGTGGCGGCATTTCTGGAATTGCGTTAATGCTTCATTATCTTTTAAACTTCAACCTAGGGTTCACAATATTCATACTCAATGTTCCATTATTCATCATTGGAATTAAATTTTTAAACATAACATTTGTAATGCAAAGTTGGATTGCAATGGGTTTATATTCCATTATGGTTAATTATTCGCAATTTTTACAAGGCAAAGTGCACATCAATGACATGATGCTTGTATCAATTTTAGCTGGACTCATTTCAGGTCTTGGTCTTGGTTTAGTCTTCAGAGCAAAAGGATCCTCGGGTGGCTCAGATATCATTTCCATGATAATTAAAGAAAAATATTCAATTAGTATTGGAACTACAAACTTCCTCATCAACCTTGCGATACTATTAATCGCAGCGGCCTTTTTCAATATTGAAATAGCTCTTTATACCTTAGTAGCTTCATTTGTAACAGCTATAATGACAGACAAGACAAGTGTGGGATTTGGCCATCAAAAAGCAATGCTTATTATCTCAGATAAGGGCAAAGAAATATCTTATTTGATTACCAATAAATTAAAAGTAGCAGCCACATTAATTGATGGAAAAGGTGCTTGGGCTGGAAATGATAAAACTATAGTTTTTGTAGTAATTCCAACAATGCGTATGGCGAGAATTAAATATATTTCCCAAAAGATTGATCCTAACTGCTTTATTGCAGTACTTAACACAAACGAAATAACTGGCGGTAAAAAAATTATTGAGTCTATTACAAATAAACAAGATATTGAAACTTAA
- a CDS encoding RluA family pseudouridine synthase: MKKIQKEFIVKEDAQRLDIYLSENLCIFTRSQIKRREVKAFKNNFGVFVSVKLSKPVFVNDRILIEFNEEIDLLESISPLNLPISILYEDMNLIVINKPQGIVSHPGVSNFENTVVNFLLHHVSGIEDNFKEDKMRPGIVHRLDKETSGVLICAKNLTTLNFLSKQFKERVVKKVYLAIVKGNLKIHSGIIETFIDRDKNDRKKFIVHNNGGKKALTEYKVLTKVGNYSLVALKPKTGRTHQLRVHMKHLNHPILGDSIYSRLDKEFREVSLMLHSFKLEINIQEDYAKKFVSDFPQRFIDFLSIFYCKKELSVLVSDFIAILDEF, encoded by the coding sequence ATGAAAAAAATACAGAAAGAGTTTATTGTAAAGGAAGATGCTCAAAGATTAGATATTTATTTATCTGAAAATTTGTGTATTTTTACTAGAAGTCAAATTAAAAGAAGAGAGGTAAAAGCCTTCAAAAACAATTTCGGTGTTTTTGTATCAGTAAAGTTGTCAAAGCCTGTTTTTGTGAACGATAGAATATTAATAGAATTTAATGAAGAGATTGACTTACTAGAATCTATAAGTCCTTTAAATTTACCTATTAGCATTCTTTATGAAGATATGAATCTTATTGTCATAAATAAACCTCAAGGTATTGTCAGTCATCCTGGTGTGTCTAACTTTGAGAATACTGTTGTAAATTTTCTTCTACATCATGTCTCAGGTATAGAAGATAATTTTAAAGAGGATAAAATGAGACCTGGCATTGTTCATAGGCTAGATAAAGAAACATCGGGCGTATTAATTTGTGCTAAGAATTTGACGACTTTAAATTTTTTGTCTAAGCAGTTTAAGGAAAGAGTTGTCAAGAAAGTGTATCTTGCAATTGTTAAAGGTAATTTAAAAATTCATTCTGGTATTATTGAGACTTTTATAGATAGAGATAAAAATGATAGAAAAAAGTTTATCGTACATAATAATGGGGGTAAAAAGGCATTAACTGAATATAAAGTATTAACTAAGGTGGGCAACTATTCCTTGGTAGCTCTCAAGCCTAAAACTGGGCGTACGCATCAGTTAAGAGTTCATATGAAACATTTAAATCATCCAATATTAGGAGATAGTATTTACAGTAGATTGGATAAAGAATTTAGAGAGGTATCTTTAATGCTTCATTCTTTCAAGCTTGAAATTAATATTCAGGAAGACTATGCAAAAAAATTCGTTTCAGACTTTCCACAGAGGTTTATTGACTTTTTATCGATATTTTACTGCAAGAAAGAACTAAGTGTGCTTGTTAGTGATTTTATTGCAATTTTAGATGAATTTTAA
- a CDS encoding diphosphate--fructose-6-phosphate 1-phosphotransferase: protein MISLFQKERYKYVPKLPKILKNDFKDISVVFGEKTEALEDREALRAIFKSTYGLPIVNFTQKSSSIDFTKVVNAGIVLSGGPAPGGHNVVAGIFDCIKKVNSSSKIFGFKGGPLGLLEDRKIEITSDLVDSYRNTGGFDIVSSGRTKIETDAQYEQALSVAFKNNLNAIIVIGGDDSNTNAALLAEFFKKKDCNIQVIGVPKTIDADLKNEHIQISFGFDSATKTYAELIGNLCRDGMSTRKYWHFVKLMGRSASHVALECALKTHPNVCIISEEVLAKKKTLSELVSEISSVVVNRSLEGHDFGIVIIPEGVIEFVPEVKSLMIELGIIFDSNENEFKELNVEEIREIFISKLNGYMREVYLSLPSFIQIELVNAVLERDPHGNFNVSRVPTEKLFIEMVHVQLEKLRRLGEYSGKFIPIDHFFGYEGRSAVPSNFDSDYCYSLGYNAALLVLNGLTGYMSSIKHLNRSATEWVAGGIPLTMMMNMEERYGIAKPVIKKALVDLNGSPFNEFAKNREKWAKGNLYSFPGAIQYFGPSELVDEITLTLKLELEN, encoded by the coding sequence ATGATTTCGCTTTTTCAAAAAGAAAGATATAAATATGTTCCAAAATTGCCTAAAATTTTGAAGAATGATTTTAAGGATATTAGTGTAGTTTTTGGTGAAAAAACGGAAGCTCTTGAAGATAGAGAGGCTTTAAGAGCAATCTTTAAGAGTACTTATGGGCTTCCGATTGTAAATTTTACTCAAAAGTCTTCAAGCATAGATTTTACAAAGGTTGTAAATGCGGGAATAGTCCTTTCGGGTGGACCTGCGCCTGGTGGACATAATGTTGTGGCTGGCATTTTTGATTGCATAAAAAAAGTTAATTCAAGTTCAAAGATTTTTGGATTCAAAGGAGGCCCTTTAGGTTTATTGGAAGATAGAAAAATTGAGATTACTAGTGATTTAGTAGATTCCTACAGAAATACTGGAGGTTTTGATATTGTATCTTCTGGGCGAACTAAAATAGAAACAGACGCTCAGTATGAGCAAGCTTTATCAGTCGCTTTTAAGAATAATCTTAATGCTATTATTGTTATTGGTGGGGATGATTCAAATACTAATGCAGCATTATTGGCAGAATTTTTCAAGAAAAAGGATTGCAATATTCAAGTTATTGGTGTTCCAAAAACAATTGATGCTGACCTGAAAAATGAACATATTCAGATTTCATTTGGATTTGATTCTGCTACTAAGACTTATGCCGAATTGATAGGCAATTTATGTCGTGATGGGATGTCTACTAGAAAGTATTGGCATTTTGTTAAGCTTATGGGGAGAAGTGCATCTCATGTTGCCCTTGAGTGTGCATTAAAGACACATCCTAATGTTTGCATTATATCTGAGGAAGTTTTAGCAAAGAAGAAGACCTTGTCAGAACTTGTAAGTGAGATATCTTCTGTTGTGGTGAATCGCTCTTTAGAAGGGCATGATTTTGGTATAGTTATAATTCCTGAAGGTGTTATTGAGTTTGTTCCCGAAGTTAAATCTTTGATGATTGAGCTGGGTATTATATTTGATAGCAATGAAAATGAATTTAAAGAGTTAAATGTTGAGGAAATAAGAGAAATTTTTATTTCTAAACTTAATGGATATATGAGGGAAGTTTATTTATCTTTACCTTCCTTTATTCAAATTGAACTTGTGAATGCTGTATTAGAAAGAGATCCTCATGGTAACTTTAATGTATCAAGAGTTCCTACTGAAAAGTTATTTATTGAAATGGTTCATGTTCAACTAGAGAAGTTGAGAAGACTTGGTGAGTATAGTGGGAAATTTATTCCTATTGACCATTTTTTTGGCTATGAAGGCAGAAGTGCCGTTCCTTCAAATTTTGATAGTGATTACTGCTATAGCTTGGGATATAATGCTGCTTTGCTTGTTTTAAATGGCTTAACAGGTTATATGTCTAGTATTAAGCACTTAAATAGGAGTGCTACTGAATGGGTTGCAGGCGGAATTCCTTTAACTATGATGATGAATATGGAAGAAAGATATGGTATTGCAAAGCCTGTTATTAAGAAAGCCCTTGTTGATTTGAATGGCTCTCCTTTTAATGAATTTGCTAAAAATCGTGAAAAATGGGCAAAGGGAAATCTATATAGCTTTCCAGGAGCTATTCAATATTTTGGCCCCTCTGAGCTTGTTGATGAGATAACTTTAACACTGAAATTAGAATTAGAGAATTAA
- the ruvB gene encoding Holliday junction branch migration DNA helicase RuvB, which translates to MDLEERSNFLSSDKNILYDRNEGELRPKSLKDFAGQPHIKENLNIFITASKERNEALDHVFLSGPPGLGKTTLASIIAFEMNAIIKITSAPALDKPKDIVGILTTLDDKSVLFIDEIHRLKPVIEEMLYMAMEDYEIDWVIGQGPAARTVRIPIPKFTLIGATTKPGKVASPLYARFGIASRFELYNEDELVKIIKRNSVILNVQLEAKAALLLAKSSRGTPRVANRILRRMRDYAQVGGYNLITENIVSSGLEMLKIDNEGLDEQDRNILKNLILKFKGGPVGVETLAISVGETADSLEDFYEPYLILKGLIERTSRGRKATDFAYSHLNMNRNDHNNWDSEQNGDQEILF; encoded by the coding sequence ATGGATTTAGAAGAGAGGTCTAATTTTTTAAGTTCTGACAAGAATATTCTTTATGATAGAAATGAAGGCGAACTTAGGCCAAAGTCCCTTAAAGATTTTGCAGGACAACCCCACATTAAGGAAAACTTAAATATTTTTATAACGGCATCTAAGGAGAGAAATGAGGCACTTGACCATGTGTTTTTAAGTGGTCCTCCAGGTCTTGGTAAGACTACTCTTGCTAGTATTATTGCTTTTGAAATGAATGCTATAATTAAGATTACTTCAGCTCCAGCTCTTGATAAGCCAAAGGATATTGTTGGTATCTTGACAACCCTTGATGATAAGAGTGTTTTATTTATTGATGAAATACATAGACTTAAGCCTGTAATAGAAGAGATGCTTTATATGGCAATGGAAGATTATGAGATAGATTGGGTAATCGGACAGGGTCCTGCTGCAAGAACTGTAAGAATTCCAATTCCTAAATTTACTTTAATCGGTGCTACTACGAAACCAGGAAAGGTGGCATCACCACTTTATGCAAGATTTGGAATTGCGTCTAGATTTGAGCTTTACAATGAAGATGAGCTTGTAAAGATAATAAAAAGAAATTCTGTTATTTTAAATGTTCAATTGGAAGCTAAAGCTGCCTTGCTTCTTGCAAAAAGTTCAAGAGGCACTCCTCGTGTGGCAAATAGGATTTTAAGGCGGATGAGAGACTACGCTCAAGTTGGTGGTTATAATTTGATTACAGAGAATATTGTGAGTTCTGGGCTTGAAATGTTAAAAATTGATAATGAGGGACTTGATGAACAGGATAGAAATATTTTAAAGAATTTAATATTGAAATTTAAGGGTGGACCTGTTGGTGTTGAAACTTTAGCGATTTCTGTTGGTGAGACAGCTGATTCTCTTGAAGATTTTTATGAACCTTATCTTATTTTAAAGGGTCTAATTGAGCGTACTAGCAGAGGACGCAAGGCTACTGACTTTGCGTATTCACATTTAAATATGAATAGAAATGACCATAATAATTGGGATAGTGAGCAAAATGGAGATCAGGAGATTTTATTTTAA
- the ruvA gene encoding Holliday junction branch migration protein RuvA has protein sequence MVNKIYGKVVEKRESSIIIAAIPFEFEILVSSFYMATLNLLEDAEILTYLHLREDEIKLFGFLNVSEREIFEELITVDGIGPRAALRILSGIKYSEFRDAIEREDVKLVSRVKGIGTKTAGKIFLKLRGKLVKPDELAADILKFKDLEQSIVNMGFDRKIVVAKIREILGTDEFLMLREIDQEQFLFRETLKRLSS, from the coding sequence ATGGTCAATAAGATTTATGGTAAAGTTGTAGAAAAAAGAGAATCCAGTATTATCATTGCGGCGATTCCTTTTGAATTTGAGATTTTAGTTAGTTCTTTTTATATGGCAACATTAAATTTACTAGAAGATGCTGAAATATTAACTTATCTTCACCTGAGGGAGGATGAAATTAAACTTTTTGGATTTTTAAATGTATCCGAGAGAGAAATTTTTGAGGAACTTATTACTGTTGATGGAATAGGACCAAGAGCGGCTTTAAGAATACTATCTGGCATCAAATACAGTGAATTTAGAGATGCAATTGAAAGAGAGGATGTTAAGCTTGTTTCTAGGGTTAAGGGAATTGGAACTAAAACGGCTGGTAAGATATTTTTAAAACTTCGAGGAAAACTTGTGAAACCCGATGAACTGGCTGCAGATATATTAAAATTTAAAGATCTTGAACAGTCAATTGTGAATATGGGTTTTGATAGAAAGATTGTTGTAGCTAAAATTAGGGAAATTTTGGGTACTGATGAATTTTTAATGCTAAGAGAAATTGATCAAGAGCAATTTTTATTCAGAGAAACCTTAAAAAGGCTTTCAAGTTAA
- a CDS encoding PQQ-dependent sugar dehydrogenase has product MKNKIFMGYFVFMLPLLSFPTSLESKVSTLKVPNGFQVEIFIDNIEKPRGLTSDHNGNIFIGSSSHFAYLVTKDKNIYTIASNLTNPIGIAYFDNKLYISSVDKIYVVQDVAKEIENTLNIKKAYKWRLEEFVRLPNTSSKKHTGKYIKVDTQSKKLIINIGSPANSRIPEEEHEAILLGVDLETKEKIVMAYGVRNSVGFDFHPSDNFLYFSDNGRDNLGDNLPPDEINVVAKYGAHFGFPYMFGKNGKDPAFSSKAPKNIDFVPPIYELPAHVAPLGIHFYKGNIFPDEYKNKLFIAEHGSWNRSIPVGYRITTLDINPTTKAATNYKVFLAGFLDSNGSKTGRPVDIITYWDGSILFSDDFGNNIYRIYYKN; this is encoded by the coding sequence ATGAAAAATAAGATTTTTATGGGTTATTTCGTGTTTATGTTGCCCCTATTAAGCTTCCCAACAAGTTTAGAGTCTAAAGTAAGCACCTTAAAAGTTCCAAATGGATTTCAAGTTGAAATCTTCATAGATAACATTGAAAAACCTCGAGGCCTTACTAGTGATCATAACGGAAACATTTTCATAGGATCTTCAAGTCATTTTGCCTATCTTGTAACAAAGGATAAAAATATTTACACTATTGCTTCAAACCTTACAAATCCAATAGGTATAGCTTACTTTGACAACAAGTTGTACATTTCATCAGTAGATAAGATTTATGTTGTTCAGGATGTCGCAAAAGAGATAGAAAATACTCTAAATATTAAGAAAGCCTATAAATGGAGGCTAGAAGAATTTGTTAGATTGCCAAATACAAGTTCAAAAAAACACACAGGTAAATACATAAAGGTAGACACTCAAAGTAAAAAATTAATAATCAACATCGGTTCTCCTGCCAATTCTAGGATCCCTGAGGAAGAGCATGAAGCTATATTATTAGGAGTTGACCTTGAGACTAAAGAAAAAATTGTAATGGCTTATGGTGTTAGAAATTCAGTAGGATTTGATTTTCATCCAAGTGATAACTTCCTATACTTTAGCGATAACGGACGAGATAATCTAGGTGATAATCTACCTCCAGATGAGATTAATGTAGTGGCTAAATATGGCGCACATTTTGGGTTTCCATACATGTTTGGCAAAAATGGAAAAGATCCTGCATTTTCAAGTAAAGCTCCCAAAAACATTGATTTTGTACCTCCTATTTATGAACTTCCTGCACATGTAGCACCTCTGGGAATACATTTCTACAAAGGAAATATATTCCCAGATGAATATAAAAACAAATTGTTTATTGCTGAACATGGATCATGGAATAGATCAATTCCTGTTGGATATAGAATAACAACCCTAGATATTAATCCAACCACAAAGGCTGCAACTAATTATAAGGTTTTTCTAGCTGGATTTCTAGATTCTAATGGTTCCAAAACCGGAAGACCCGTTGATATCATCACTTACTGGGATGGCTCAATTTTATTCTCAGATGACTTTGGAAACAACATTTACAGGATATACTATAAAAATTGA
- the ruvC gene encoding crossover junction endodeoxyribonuclease RuvC, translating into MRILGIDPGLANVGWGVLDKENSRHMYVQDGTVITRSSMPLKDRIKLISDELGMVIDRFRPNVASIEDIYFAKNKKTAIRVAEARGAIILTLALKNINFYEYTPTQVKNSISGFGRLEKHQVKYMISKLLGMKPDFNFNSDHSSDALALAVCHGNNHQFL; encoded by the coding sequence ATGAGAATATTAGGGATTGATCCTGGTCTTGCGAATGTGGGTTGGGGCGTTTTGGATAAGGAAAATAGTAGGCATATGTATGTTCAAGATGGAACAGTCATAACCAGGTCTTCTATGCCTTTAAAAGATAGAATCAAATTAATTTCTGATGAACTTGGCATGGTTATTGATAGGTTCAGACCTAATGTTGCAAGCATTGAAGATATTTATTTTGCTAAAAATAAAAAAACGGCGATAAGAGTAGCTGAGGCACGAGGAGCTATCATTTTAACTCTTGCTTTAAAAAATATAAATTTTTATGAATATACTCCAACACAGGTTAAAAACTCAATTTCTGGATTTGGTAGACTTGAAAAGCATCAAGTAAAATATATGATTAGTAAATTACTTGGAATGAAACCTGATTTCAATTTTAATAGTGATCATAGTAGTGATGCGCTGGCACTTGCCGTTTGTCATGGCAATAACCATCAATTTTTATAG
- a CDS encoding YebC/PmpR family DNA-binding transcriptional regulator, which produces MSGHSKWSTIKRKKGALDAKRNKIFTKLIREINIAAKIGGGDIESNPRLRFAVTKARVSNMPKDNIEKAIKKGVGDTAGDEYFELTYEAYAPHGVALIIKCLTDNKNRTASDVRSVLTKGGGSLGAPGSVSYMFHRKGLISYSLDKYHEDDIIEAALESGAEDISSEGSEIEIITSAESFETILSALRGKFEEDMAEIALIPENKVSLGKDRMDKILALVEKLEDFDDVQEVVHNLEVIDEID; this is translated from the coding sequence ATGTCTGGTCATAGTAAATGGTCAACCATCAAGAGGAAAAAAGGTGCTCTTGATGCTAAGAGGAATAAAATTTTTACTAAGTTGATTAGAGAAATAAACATTGCTGCTAAAATTGGTGGGGGCGATATTGAATCTAATCCTAGATTGCGATTTGCTGTGACCAAAGCAAGAGTATCTAATATGCCTAAAGACAACATTGAAAAGGCAATAAAAAAGGGCGTTGGTGATACTGCAGGTGATGAATATTTTGAGTTGACTTATGAGGCTTATGCTCCTCATGGGGTAGCTCTAATAATTAAGTGTTTAACTGATAATAAAAATAGAACAGCAAGTGATGTAAGGAGCGTTCTTACTAAGGGTGGAGGTTCTCTTGGAGCTCCTGGTTCTGTATCTTATATGTTTCACAGGAAAGGGTTGATTTCTTATAGCTTAGATAAGTATCATGAAGATGATATAATTGAGGCTGCTTTAGAGTCTGGTGCAGAAGATATTTCTAGTGAAGGGTCTGAGATAGAGATAATAACAAGTGCTGAGAGTTTTGAAACTATCTTATCTGCTTTGAGAGGTAAATTTGAGGAAGATATGGCAGAGATTGCTCTTATTCCTGAGAATAAAGTTTCTTTAGGCAAAGATCGAATGGACAAAATCCTTGCTTTGGTTGAAAAATTGGAGGATTTTGATGATGTACAAGAAGTTGTTCATAATTTAGAAGTTATTGATGAGATTGATTAA
- a CDS encoding bifunctional 5,10-methylenetetrahydrofolate dehydrogenase/5,10-methenyltetrahydrofolate cyclohydrolase: protein MSDVFDGKLFAAKYYLLLKEFLTHHGLINKISLKAILANDDPASKLYISVKERVSKEIGINFCVIKLSGNIGQDNILQLIESENLNETTDGIIVQLPLAEKIDVNMVLSKILHTKDVDGLSAINLGKLVLGDREGFVPCTALAVLKVLFDKGIETSGKTVVVIGRSPLVGRPISILLSCKPYNATVITCHSKSTYLDVYVRQADIIISAVGKPKLIDANMISGNPYIVDIGISEVEIEGSNILVGDADFEAIKGYVKFITPVRGGIGPVTVLMLMFNTIKAYLIAHNKRDVLEKLERLVEV, encoded by the coding sequence TTGAGCGATGTTTTTGATGGCAAACTTTTTGCTGCAAAATATTACTTATTATTAAAAGAGTTTTTAACTCATCATGGCTTAATAAATAAGATTTCTTTAAAAGCGATTTTGGCAAATGATGACCCTGCGAGCAAGCTTTATATCTCTGTTAAAGAGCGAGTATCGAAAGAGATTGGTATTAATTTTTGTGTTATTAAGCTATCTGGGAATATAGGACAAGACAATATTTTACAATTAATTGAATCTGAGAATTTGAATGAAACTACCGATGGAATTATTGTTCAATTACCTCTTGCCGAGAAAATAGATGTTAATATGGTTCTAAGTAAAATATTACATACAAAGGATGTAGATGGGCTTTCTGCTATTAATTTGGGCAAGTTAGTTTTAGGTGATAGAGAAGGATTTGTTCCTTGTACAGCTCTTGCTGTACTTAAGGTTTTGTTTGATAAGGGTATAGAGACCTCTGGTAAGACTGTTGTTGTTATTGGGAGAAGTCCTCTTGTTGGGAGGCCTATTTCTATCTTGCTTTCTTGTAAACCTTATAATGCAACTGTAATCACTTGCCATAGTAAGAGTACTTACTTAGATGTTTATGTGAGACAGGCAGATATTATTATTTCTGCTGTTGGTAAGCCCAAATTAATAGATGCTAACATGATTTCTGGAAATCCTTATATTGTTGATATTGGTATTTCTGAGGTAGAAATTGAAGGTAGCAATATTCTTGTGGGAGATGCAGACTTTGAAGCGATTAAGGGATATGTTAAGTTTATTACTCCTGTACGAGGTGGGATTGGACCTGTTACAGTTCTTATGTTGATGTTTAACACAATTAAGGCATACTTAATTGCCCATAATAAACGAGATGTCTTGGAAAAGTTAGAAAGGTTGGTGGAGGTTTAA
- a CDS encoding BB0027 family outer member beta-barrel protein, translating to MKKNFSITLLLLFLLSINVGSIEAYSIDRNGNSIIGVDLSLGVPLFYNDLSQIFSSNLYPGGIGALKYQYHILSSLSIGVELRYLFNFDINHSFNLLNPDSGIGKTLSMVPITFLINYILDIGELFQIPIFSNIGFSLTSYGDKSDSISNLRTFDAMPVISIGSGILWNFDYKWALGVTTSWWTMLEFGNFPKMGHFFLVSFAVIVNINKL from the coding sequence ATGAAAAAGAATTTTTCAATCACATTACTCTTACTGTTCTTGTTAAGTATAAATGTGGGGTCAATTGAAGCATATTCAATTGACCGGAATGGAAATTCCATTATTGGGGTGGATTTAAGCTTGGGAGTACCTCTTTTTTATAATGATTTATCACAAATATTTTCTTCAAACCTGTACCCTGGAGGAATTGGGGCACTTAAATATCAATATCACATCTTAAGTAGCTTATCTATAGGTGTTGAGCTTAGGTACTTATTTAACTTTGACATTAATCATTCATTTAACTTATTAAACCCAGATTCTGGCATAGGCAAAACACTTAGTATGGTACCTATCACGTTTTTAATAAACTATATCCTAGATATAGGAGAGCTTTTTCAGATACCCATATTTTCTAATATAGGATTTTCTTTAACCTCTTATGGAGATAAAAGTGATAGCATCTCAAATTTAAGAACTTTTGATGCAATGCCTGTAATTTCCATTGGTTCTGGGATTCTATGGAACTTCGACTACAAATGGGCTTTAGGAGTTACAACTTCATGGTGGACAATGCTTGAATTTGGGAATTTTCCCAAAATGGGTCATTTTTTTCTAGTATCGTTCGCAGTAATAGTAAATATAAATAAATTGTAG
- the bamB gene encoding outer membrane protein assembly factor BamB, whose amino-acid sequence MDNKGLQKFMLIMLTWLELSCSSESIFSQLSKLQKINSANNILDSSSPSGISLVNDTLYIAAMHLFKKENGNVERVNFSNSYEFVIDLVNLSGTTHLLTQNKDGKLELYTLEDHVWKSKFIKDLSAIKFLKSITISGVQSAYILASKEDGNQIILDINGNDHTPSGINNDDRFYQISNDSNLITGRSSKIWILGGSSISVNSKNEIMPIINTNIRGSRETLVFTGGGYDTSDNKFRIYSSTNNYQDSIFNRDDIGDFIAYFAREVNGTILIGSNSGFVELVKDKDTFILQPPSQSVSPGSYNGSKLSKTRLNDIIPISNDIIYILTQGKGLWKIENKNLTKE is encoded by the coding sequence ATGGATAACAAAGGTTTGCAAAAATTCATGCTAATAATGCTAACATGGTTAGAGCTATCATGTTCAAGTGAATCTATTTTTTCTCAACTTAGTAAATTACAAAAAATAAATAGCGCTAATAATATTCTAGACAGTTCAAGTCCAAGTGGCATCTCATTAGTCAATGACACTCTATACATTGCAGCTATGCATTTATTTAAAAAAGAAAATGGAAATGTTGAAAGGGTAAATTTTAGCAATTCTTATGAATTTGTAATTGATCTTGTCAATTTATCAGGAACAACTCATCTATTAACTCAAAACAAAGATGGGAAATTAGAACTCTATACTCTTGAGGATCATGTTTGGAAATCTAAATTTATAAAGGATTTAAGTGCAATTAAATTTTTAAAATCTATAACCATAAGTGGTGTTCAATCTGCGTATATTCTAGCATCAAAAGAGGATGGGAATCAAATAATTTTAGATATAAATGGCAATGATCACACTCCTAGCGGCATAAATAATGATGATAGATTTTATCAAATCTCTAATGATAGCAATTTAATTACTGGAAGATCCTCAAAAATTTGGATATTAGGCGGGAGCTCTATAAGTGTCAACTCAAAAAATGAAATAATGCCAATAATAAATACAAATATCCGAGGGTCTAGAGAAACCCTAGTATTTACGGGAGGAGGATATGATACATCTGACAATAAATTCAGAATATATTCAAGCACAAATAATTACCAAGATTCAATATTCAATCGCGACGACATAGGAGATTTCATTGCATACTTTGCAAGAGAAGTTAATGGCACTATACTTATTGGTAGTAATAGTGGATTTGTAGAACTCGTTAAAGATAAGGATACATTTATCCTTCAACCACCCTCACAATCTGTATCTCCAGGCTCATATAATGGTTCAAAATTAAGCAAAACAAGACTTAATGACATAATACCTATATCAAATGACATAATTTATATACTCACCCAAGGAAAAGGATTATGGAAAATTGAGAATAAAAATCTAACTAAAGAATAG